The Oncorhynchus mykiss isolate Arlee chromosome 17, USDA_OmykA_1.1, whole genome shotgun sequence genomic interval atatatatatacagagctCTCTGTTTGGCTGCCTTACAGCGCCATGGCAACGACAGAATCCACTAATAATAATATCCACTTTCGGTATCGTGCTATAGTTTACAACCAATGAAATCCTGCAAATCCACTTGAAGTTCTATGGAAATATTTAATATCTGTATCAGGAGTTCATATTTGTTCCTCATCATGTTTCATTTTTAGCGCATCGGCTATCAGTTCAAAAGAGAGGAGATAGAGTATTCCATCATCTCGAGGATCAACAGCATTTTCAGAAGGGCCACAACTAAATGGAAGGTACTGTACAAGCCCTATATGACCTAGCTATTAGCTACGGGATGTTGAATATATCAAACAGCGCTATGCAGAAGGCACCAAAGAAGTCAATGGACAGACACATTAGATCTCCTCTTTTTGCAGGATGATGTGCAGTTGTGGCTCTCTCACATTGCTTTCTGTAAGAAATGGGTAAGTTTAAGTTCTCTTTGGTTCTTTACTGATAAACATTGAATAAATGTTGTGTTCTGGTGCTGAAACGGTTATTTTTGTTATCTCCTCAAATAGAACACAAAGGCTCAACTCAGCAAGGTGTTCTCCTCCATGCTTGCCATTCATCCTGAGAAACCAGGTAGATTTATCATCATTATACTATGGTGACATACCACGTCAATGGCATATGTCCttgtaatatacactgagtgtacaaaacataaggAACACATTGTTGCacccccccctttgccctcacaacggcctcaattcgtcggggcatgggctctacaaggtgtcaaaagtgttccacagggatgctggcccatgtggactccaattcttcccacagttgtttcaagttggttggatgtcctttgggtggtggaccattcttgatacacacaggaaactgttgagcgtgaaaaccccagcagtggtgcagttcttgacacacacaaaccagtgcgcctggcacctactaccataccccgttcaaaggcacttcaatcttttgtcttgcccattcaccctctgaatggcacaaatacacaatccatgtctcaattgtctccaggcttaaaaatccatctttaacctgtctcctccacttcatctacactgattttgaagtggatttaacaggtgacatcaataagggatcataactttcacctggccagtctgtcatgaaaagagcaggtattcctaatgttttgtacacttagtgtataaTAGTAAGCCATTTCGCATATGCATTTACCCAAAGCAATTTAGttatgcgtgcatacattttacatatgggtactcctgggaatcaaacccactactcTGGCATTACAAgcgccgtgctctaccaactgagctgcaAAGGACCACTATCTACACTACACAGGGTCCTATCATTGCCCCAGTTGTTTGATTGGATGACAGCCTAGTCAGCAGAATCATTGATTGCCTCTCCTTTCTCCAGCCCTCTGGATCATGGCTGCCAAGAGCGAGCTGGAGGACAGAAACTTGTCAGAGAGCGCCAGACACCTGTTCCTGCGTGCCCTGCGCTTCCACCCGGAAAGCAAGAAGGTCTACCaagaggtacagagtggcatttGATTTTCAATTAATTGAAGAATTACCATATTTGGCTCGAAGCTGAGATGCTATGGAAATCTAAGTGCTGTGGTAGCAAACATGAATGCACACAAAAGCCTAAATGTAGCAGGACCACTGTTAAAACCCCCAGGATGATTGATACCTGTGTCTCTATCTGAACAGTACTTCCGTATGGAGCTGTTGCACGCTGAGAAACTGAGGAAGCAacagaaggagctggagcaggctGAGATGGACttggtgagtacacacacacacacaccttttgagTTTCTTCTTTTGTACTGGGTCACTGATTGTCCTCTTCACTGTACAGGGAGGGTACGAGTTCTCCCCTGAGATCATGAGTGGCAAACTGGCCGAGTTGGTGTACAGAGATGCTACTGGGAAAATCCAAGGTGAGCTGTATTCCATCGCATTGTATTTGTTCTATGCCATTTGTATTGCCTAACAGTCATCCCGTATGTCTACTTTGGTTATTAAGAGAGTAGAGACAGTGTTTTGGAGATGTTAATGGTTTTCTCTGTGCTGTCCACAGGAGCCGATTTCATCCTGTCTCTTTTGACCATCGCCGCCATCTTTGACTTCACTAAAGAACTACAGGACACCATTATACAAGAGTACGGCTACATTTTGGGTTGCTGATCTCTGTATTCATTTTTCAACATGACTCACACTGACCATGCTGAATGTCCTGTCCTCAGCCTGCAGAGCAAATACACAGACGACTCACTGACGTGGGACTTCATGGCCAAGCGGGAGCTGGAGGCGACGGTGGGGGAGGAGCTTCAGACAGCCAAGGGGCGGGCCTCTGACATCGCCAGGAGAGAGGAGCGCTGCTGCCAGGTCTACGAGGAGGGCCTCAACGGCCTCAACACAGGTACGTGCACACAACAAACAGAAAGGCACACATCAACACCGGTACGTACACACAACCAACAGAAATGCACACATCAACACCGGTACGTACACACAACCAACATAAATGCACACATCAACACCGGTACGTACACACAACCAACAGAAATGCACATCAACACCGGTACGTACACACAACCAACAGAAATGCACACATCAACACCGGTACGTACACACAACCAACATAAATGCACACATCAACACCGGTACGTACACACAACCAACAGAAATGTACACATCAACACCGGTACGTACACACAACCAACAGAAATGCACATCAACACCGGTACGTACACACAACCAACATAAATGCACATCAACACCGGTACGTACACACAACCAACAGAAATGCACACATCAACACCGGTACGTACACACAACCAACAGAAATGCACATCAACACCGGTACGTACACACAACCAACATAAATGCACATCAACACCGGTACGTACACACAACCAACAGAAATGCACACATCAACACCGGTACGTACACACAACCAACAGAAATGCACATCAACACCGGTACGTACACACAACCAACAGAAATGCACATCAACACCGGTACGTACACACAACCAACAGAAATGCACATCAACACCGGTACGTACACACAACCAACAGAAATGCACATCAACACCGGTACGTACACACAACCAACAGAAATGCACATCAACACCGGTACGTACACACAACCAACATAAATGCACACATCAACACCGGTACGTACACACAACCAACAGAAATGCACACATCAACACCGGTACGTACACACAACCAACAGAAATGCACATCAACACCGGTACGTACACACAACCAACAGAAATGCACATCAACACCGGTACGTACACACAACCAACAGAAATGCACATCAACACCGGTACGTACACACAACCAACAGAAATGCACATCAACACCGGTACGTACACACAACCAACAGAAATGCACATCAACACCGGTACGTACACACAACCAACAGAAATGCACACATCAACACCGGTACGTACACACAACCAACAGAAATGCACATCAACACCGGTACGTACACACAACCAACATAAATGCACATCAACACCGGTACGTACACACAACCAACAGAAATGCACATCAACACCGGTACGTACACACAACCAACAGAAATGCACATCAACACCGGTACGTACACACAACCAACAGAAATGCACATCAACACCGGTACGTACACACAACCAACAGAAATGCACATCAACACCGGTACGTACACACAACCAACAGAAATGCACACATCAACACCGGTACGTACACACAACCAACATAAATGCACACATCAACACCGGTACGTACACACAACCAACAGAAATGCACATCAACACCGGTACGTACACACAACCAACAGAAATGCACATCAACACCGGTACGTACACACAACCAACAGAAATGCACACATCAACACCGGTACGTACACCAACACAGGTTAGACAGAAACGCAACACATTACAAGCACACGGGTAAGACACAACACGAAACTTAACACAGGTAGACATAACATAATGCAAATAAAGACCTCAACACAGACACAATACAATAATTACACAACTCGACAGAAGTGACGTGTTGGATGAAGTGAAACGGAGGAGGTTCGAGGACCACGTTCGTGATgggtaaccttgcctgagacctgaaaaGTTACATTTGCTTCCAAAACCTGGGTGGGCTAATGCCGTCATCTGGGGTCCAGGTGACACTGCTTCAAATCATATTGGTCACAAACAACTAGGGATGGGCAttttactctttttttttttactgttcgAGTACTCGCATGAGTTTTTTTTCCTGGTACTCGAGtattcaaataaaaatatatatttttagaacaAGGCCTGCACTGGATTTTTTGGGGGCATTTGTCTGTATGCCAACAGTGCGCAACAATGCCTAATAAATCCTAATTGTTACTTGCCCCATATATATTCAGTCAAAAAACAAGTGCCATTTAAGATGTTGAAACCGTAATATCAACTGATTATATTGTGGAACACAATGTTAAAAAAGGCAGTAACCTCAGTGGTGGTGGTGCTTGTAGAAGCCCTCTGTTAGGAATCAAAAGGACTAAGTAAATATCAACTGAAATCGCCCCATATCTATtcagtcaataaaaaaaacaagccatttgAGAATCATTCATTGAAACAGTAATGAGCTGTGTTAACTGCTCGGCTCTGGTGGGATCTCAGCGGTGCTTTTCAGTGACAGTAGATGCTGTGCAAGATTGCTGCTGCTTGTCCCACTCCGAGAATGTTACTTGTGCTATGACAGGAGAGCTTGATATTTGCATTGCAAACTATGCAATATACTTTCAACCCTTACTGCGTTTGGCCGACATGCTGATGGTGCCCATTTCACTCTGtgcctgaacccccccccccccccagccaatcAGAAGCACTTGCCATCAAATATTTGCCATTTTAAAATCTTAAATAAAGAAGTTGTAATGTGATAGTTAACCCCGTACTCCCAATATAACACATTTTAATATTGAGAAGTTCTGAAATAAACGAGAAATAGTTTTACCGtatttgaagaagaaaaaatcTGGTTGAACATCATGTTTTGACGTCTGTTTGTGTACTCGATTACTCATGCCCATCTCTACAAACACCATGATTGTTTTCCCTCTGTAAATGATGagtagggctgtggcagtcattacattttgtcagACGGTAACTGTCATGCCAACTGACGGTTAATTAACAAACCCggttagcatctccaggcctccgcCTTTGGAACAAAATCCAactaatatacaccatcacaaatccatcatttattttaggcaggtgtAAAGAaatatgatatgaagaaaatgtatttcagaatagTATATTAGCAGCTGAATAATATAGTAGCACTGGTATCCTCTGTTTGTTGTGGCAACCAGTAAAACTCTGCTTTCACACATTGCATATAGAAATGTCTGGGCTTTTAAGAAAACTTTCACTCCAcgcatcaaccactgtttgaggagcatccTCTCGCTGTGTGACGGGTCGTATTCCGTTCAAACTGTATGCCATGGTGTCTCCAAACCTGTTTCCTGCCGCTACCAAGTGAAATCTATTCAGGAACATCAATAGTCACgttttcacaacaaaacatatttcatgAAACTGCCGatgcctcctctctctgctcgctGGAGAAAGGAATGAGGAGGAAATGGAAACGCACGGTGGTGAaatattctgtagctaaaggtaatATGTCAGCCTATTAAAAAACAAAAATTCAAACGCCATATTATTAGGTTATTCAAAGTCCTAATAacatcaaatacaaattcactataattgtatGGCCTCCCTGCACAATCAACGAAAAAACACATGGCCTgggccagtgtttcccaaccgtGGTCCTCCAGAACTCATTTGTATTGTAaacctggacaagcacacctgattcagcttgtcagctaatcatcaagccctcaatgtgTTGAATAtggtgtgtttgtccatgtgtactgttggggttacCCAAGGACCAGGCTTGGGGAACACCGTCCTAGGCCTATATGTTCTCTCCCAGACTGATGGAGAGAACGTTTTAGAGggtagcataaggtaaccagtccatccagtatgcataatactgcagtccacactcaaagggGATTACTATAGTTTGTAGCCTACACCAATTATGTACCAAGTACATCTTAAaatcagttaaaaaaaataaaaataacatgtttttcTGCTGTGCTTAATATGCAGTATTGTATAACTGCGACGTCTTAAATGCTTTGCatgaatcatcaccttagaaagcactGTCCCTTTTCGTTGTTTGGCTTTGAAACAAgatccacaacgaccatgttTTCCACTGTTTCAATCTGCTGTTGAACTTCTTCAAATTGATCGATCATAGTGAGGTCAaacaatgtagcctacatttgcaTTCAtttcagagtgattagagggacaatgaAGCGCTGGGTAGCAGGCCGTTAGCCTTCTGACATCGTTAgcgagttgggtactaccaacgcATCGGTGCCTTTTTCATGTACAGAGAGCATAGGAGGAGAGTACCGTGACTCAACtttcatgtggaatttgactgtggtcatgactcatgactgccggtcACCGCAACAACCCTAGTGATGggtggtctctctgctgtgttcCAGAGGCCATGTGGGCGTGCTACGTGTCCTTCTGCCTGGAGAGGTTCAAGAGGAAAACCAACGTCCAGGAGCTGAAGGAGAAGGTTAACATTTCAAACCGTTGACTATAATTGCCGATGAGCACTTTTTTTTAGGGAAGAATATTGATAGATTGATGATCTAGTATATTAGTGAAATTTAGTGAAGGGTTTTCTAAGACTGAAatctggcctgtgtgtgtgttggcatccCTCAGAGGCAGGAGAGGCTGCTGGCAGTGCTTCAGCGTGCCCACGACTCCTCACTGCTGAAGGAGGACTTCTACAAGAACTGGGTAAGAAGATGTCTTATGGCAAGAGTAAATCTAGGACAGCAAGTGTATAAACATAGGCTTTCTAACGTACAAACATACAGCATAGCAACCAATAGGATACATGAGGTTCACAACATGTAACGGTTTCCTGTGCGTGTGTCCCTCCATCGGTCTGTTCAGCTGCAGGTCTTACTCTCATCAGGAGACTCGGAGCAGACCGCTGCGGTTGCCATGGCAGCCACCCAGCGCTACAGACAATCTGTGGACGTGTGGTGCCTGGCCCTGCAGACGATGGTGCATCTGGGGAGTGGCGCCACAGGCAAGCTATTCCAGGACGCCCTGAAACACGTGAATcccaaggtacacacacatacacggtcACTAAGGGCTGCTGTGAAAGTGGGGCAGCTCCAACTCTGTCCCAGATAATTTCCTACAGCATATGAACTTCATCAAATGACTGCTATTCCCTGCTAGAAACCAGTTCCAATATGACTGGAAGGGCTCAATTCAATCAAACCCCCCAGTGCAGTATTTACGTGGTAGTTCCTTTTCCTGTGGTCAAATGACATGACAGACAATCTGACAGAATGGCTTCAGGTACTGTTAAACCCCATTTACTAATACCGGGTAGACTTTCCTTACAGGTAAATTCTTCAGGTACTGTAAAAACCTATAACTAATACCAGGTACCAGGactttgttgatttcacgttcgtagacgttgaactgacatctgtgcccagtgggtagtatgTAGTAGAGCTGGGATGATAAACCGATCAATTATCGACACCGACCATACCGATCACTTTTCGTCATGctaagtagcctatactagagaaatgaAAAGGTTTGCTAATATGGTTGATTGTTTATGGGGCAATTAGTAATAGTAGTTTAAAACAACTGGTGCACATTGTTATTAACATATCCTTTTATTTATTGTTATTgcatcaattcaggcaatttattGCAATATGGATCTTGTAGCTAGTCTATCAATGTTATGACGAGTGTTGTGCAATATAAGGGGCGGCTAACGAGAAGCTTTGGTAGCTGATGGTATGGTCACCCTCCAATTCGTTATTTAATTATGTAGTCACAAAGACATATTTGATCCGGGAATGTGAGTTGCGAAATAATAtagtaaaatgtaaaaaaaacattttgactaAGATTTATGAGAAAGGGAGTATGTTACAAAAATGTTTggggcggcagagtagcctagtggttagagcgttggactagtaatcaaaaggttgcaagttcaaatccccgagctgacaaggtacaaatctgtcgttctgcccctgaacaggcactgttcctaggccgtcattgaaaaataagaatttgttcttaactgacttgcctagttaaataaataaaaaaatctgtgtACTTACCGGTAACAATTTTCCAGCCCAGCAACCCATGaaaatatgtgtatatgtgtctaTATGTAAAATAAGATCTTACTTGATGTTAACCACCCTGGtcttgtctgttgccagttgaGTTTGCCCCTGTGGCAGCTGCAGGTGGAGTGGAGCATGACATCACAGAGCCCAGTGGAAACTGAGGCCCTGTTTCAGGTACAGAACCAAGCCCAACCTCTCAAATTACATTAGTTTATGACATTTTAATACAATAACAGTTTACACTTGTGATAATTCAAAGCTCTGTCCAGACAGTGATTTGACCAAGCTTTTTCTGGTTCTATGTCATTCTTAGCCTCCATTGTGTCATAGTGCAAAAGCAGTAGTGCCTCATAAGCTGTGTTTATGTAATTAGGGTTAGGcaacccaattctgatcttttgaccaatcacatcagatctttttcagcgctgatctgattggtcaaaagactaatGTGTGTAAACACAGTCATATTTCCCTACATACAATGTCTGGTTGGATGAGAATTAGTTGTAACGGTTCGTTTCTCCTCTGCTCTCAGAGAGGTctgctgt includes:
- the utp6 gene encoding U3 small nucleolar RNA-associated protein 6 homolog; the protein is MAEIVQQRIENRIPELEQLERVGLFSKKEVKSMLKRATALEYKLHRLIITKVDFIAYIQYEINVLELIKKRRSRIGYQFKREEIEYSIISRINSIFRRATTKWKDDVQLWLSHIAFCKKWNTKAQLSKVFSSMLAIHPEKPALWIMAAKSELEDRNLSESARHLFLRALRFHPESKKVYQEYFRMELLHAEKLRKQQKELEQAEMDLGGYEFSPEIMSGKLAELVYRDATGKIQGADFILSLLTIAAIFDFTKELQDTIIQDLQSKYTDDSLTWDFMAKRELEATVGEELQTAKGRASDIARREERCCQVYEEGLNGLNTEAMWACYVSFCLERFKRKTNVQELKEKRQERLLAVLQRAHDSSLLKEDFYKNWLQVLLSSGDSEQTAAVAMAATQRYRQSVDVWCLALQTMVHLGSGATGKLFQDALKHVNPKLSLPLWQLQVEWSMTSQSPVETEALFQRGLLSVVPAVSMEIKEKYLDWSYRAGGYKKARKTFTSLHESRPFSKAFFTRMIQMEKNQETPKMSNLRDFYERALREFGSTDDDLWLEYIREELGPSGQPENCGMIHWRAMKMLEGESVERFTAQYTLLQTGHI